A genomic segment from Neodiprion lecontei isolate iyNeoLeco1 chromosome 1, iyNeoLeco1.1, whole genome shotgun sequence encodes:
- the LOC107226288 gene encoding cadherin-89D, translating to MLAARCVIFWQTRLAAFLLFVTFAGGASGCQFYPAGEYQKFVRLPGNLPREHEVLTLEVHPRKHLAIMPVDKEKDARYFSYKELNATHVAIILARSLEDQQEGETPRNVLKFRVVCNAMGAGNSQVSAHLSVTVFVEDVNSHSPSFVDAPYHVTIDELTPIGRTIFRGIHATDRDKLNTQNSDVHYTIVRGNEEGKFALASGHRAELVLTKQLDYDAGDREFILTIMASDRGIPSRTSNTTVTVLVSDSDDLNPRFTQDVYRTQIYEFYPMLDRPIHLELNFTPPILALDQDRDINARIRYDLTAGNERGFFYLNPDNGSLFLEREIDLDAERSLPGNTFSMQIQASQMDNPLRTTLARVEVEVLDLNDNLPEFELESYNISILENLPNGLSVLQVVAVDRDQGENADFDYVLEDSSGAFALEAKSGWLTVRDQSHLDRERQSSLKVKVFARERRPSVVKKSSSSSFVTVEVTLLDANDNNPTFVPSNLYEFMLPSDSPPGTVVGQVQALDIDLDTNGMVLYHLQQQGNASARTPFSVDARTGVISVAESPVIEGRHAIFVEAVDQPTNPSERRSSLAVVTVEAFRSGGRNLGEPDFIGAPYEFWVGANVGIGTSVGQIRVNEAVPKDDLIYDLLHSYYEGVPFAVEERSGTITVIDEIEKYDRSLFDFEAQVTDERDLMIVTNVSIHVVDPGDERGIFTQRTAGMPLVFRVKENMPGAFIGQVLPNNGTNSTRNIRFLIANQQDVPGIAITSEGTLYTPKGLDRETRENYSITVIADNARGVGIFQVTVIVEDENDNAPMFEIPIYEGRIQENSPVGTEVALTRRIMARDPDDGGNQNFAITVHGEGSDLFTIDQVSGRVFFKGNAEGLLDREVKPFYNLSLVARDKANLHSEAQLMVTVTDENDNAPNFTQMVILPDLGIEVANQSTKDHLVAGKRGSGSNGEDDEAPLLAIPENVTLGTPIIRLVASDKDEGTNGEVTYAIVNETFGENRFRRTPKAHFVISTGTGEVSVSQALPAGREIVLAIIVVDGGGLFDNVTLRFFITDVNNHSPVFRKSWYLFNVPEGSYQDHAIGTVEADDADHGSNAVVSYALVPGPQQVPFFISEQTGVLRVTGVLDRESLDMYEFNVTASDRGTEQLTTTVLVQVNVLDVNDNPPLFWGFEDVWKRRGDQHPIPVYRTSVPENSPVGTVIAKLHANDSDLVGNGNGLVLFDVPHGQNVSRYFSIDGKEGLVKTIVQLDYEAQGLHNVTVTASDLGSPSLTSTAMLVVNVVDPEDGQELRRPVFQHRYYEVEVLENYPVPFRLVQLNVSDSFRQQHVRYTLASTESEIKDRFTIDPQNGTLLLISPLDRESRELYEMKVRVDRVKNGRAMPAMIYPVVGDRLNGLEFNEAKIVVRVKDVNDNAPRFKSDGRPMVAAIPTTAHYGYEIIRVEAEDPDEGTNADIRYQIIGREDAPRFAIDPLSGQVRSVGSFSRDAGRVFGFDVKATDRAGADDGRSSIANVFVYVLDDHKQVVMVMGDRPSDIERQIENITSVLRNVTGLDVRVRKLEPHIEKNLIDAGSTDMYLYAVDPHLNVMIDMDTLHNVFHNKKSEIKRELEKYHVLEIAGNTPKKTNQRYLLSTLEVGVVVLGCVVFVGALVTALCVTCVRRNKRRQQREAAIFAAGAPVGFALADPNGTLQKPGMFPTFVDGLHHYEPESFERDVRHQGVYEHEPSCVRFHRSSNAKHTGRTAPGGLSGLTGMTGLEVSAASLHSSGHDSGIVARTCHCSHSSSPSSGESSKSVFYRISKNGYEDSLKSLNRRDSGNEISHGQEMSTVVRRANLPSSRRRHRFHSSAGNGPTSSGSNFASESAFKRSKRRSDPDSLPSEAENNITETVIHEHPSTEGLIPSISGANASTLHGKSQNVVISTPAAAALTRRQSERFNVMYARPR from the exons ATGTTGGCCGCACGGTGCGTCATCTTCTGGCAAACCCGACTAGCAGCTTTCCTCCTCTTCGTGACATTTGCTGGTGGGGCTTCAG GATGTCAATTTTATCCCGCTGGGGAATACCAGAAGTTCGTCAGGCTGCCGGGGAATTTGCCAAGGGAGCACGAAGTTCTCACTTTGGAAGTTCATCCCAGGAAGCATCTTGCCATAATGCCGGTTGACAAG gaaaaAGATGCGAGATATTTCTCTTACAAGGAACTGAACGCAACGCACGTGGCCATAATTCTCGCCCGTTCATTGGAGGACCAGCAAGAGGGAGAAACACCACGAAACGTGCTGAAATTTCGCGTCGTCTGCAACGCTATGGGGGCGGGAAATTCACAG GTATCAGCACACTTGTCGGTTACCGTTTTTGTCGAAGACGTTAACAGCCATTCTCCAAGTTTCGTGGACGCTCCTTATCACGTCACGATCGACGAACTGACTCCGATCG GTCGGACGATATTCCGAGGAATTCACGCGACTGACAGGGACAAGCTCAACACCCAGAACAGCGATGTTCACTATACGATCGTGCGGGGCAACGAAGAGGGAAAATTTGCTCTTGCTTCCGGTCACAGGGCCGAACTCGTCCTGACAAAACAGCTGGACTACGATGCTGGTGACAGGGAATTCATTCTCACTATTATGGCATCG GACCGAGGGATACCCAGTAGAACCAGCAATACCACAGTCACCGTCCTTGTTTCAGATAGCGACGATTTAAATCCAAGGTTTACCCAAGACGTTTATAGGACTCAGATATACGAGTTTTATCCAATGTTG GACCGGCCGATCCACCTGGAGCTGAATTTCACGCCGCCAATCCTGGCGCTAGATCAGGATCGAGACATCAACGCCCGTATCCGCTACGACTTGACGGCGGGAAACGAACGGGGTTTCTTCTATCTGAACCCGGACAACGGTTCGCTGTTCCTGGAACGAGAGATCGACCTTGACGCGGAGCGAAGTTTGCCAGGAAACACGTTCTCGATGCAGATTCAAGCTTCCCAAATGGACAACCCGCTGCGAACGACGCTGGCGCGAGTCGAGGTCGAGGTTCTTGATCTTAACGACAACCTGCCGGAGTTCGAGCTCGAGTCCTACAACATCAGCATCCTCGAGAACCTCCCCAACGGCTTGAGCGTCCTCCAAGTCGTCGCCGTCGACCGGGACCAGGGTGAGAACGCGGACTTTGACTACGTCCTTGAAGACTCTTCAGGCGCCTTTGCCCTCGAAGCCAAATCCGGATGGCTGACGGTACGCGATCAGAGTCACCTGGACCGGGAGCGACAGAGCTCCCTCAAGGTGAAGGTGTTCGCGCGCGAACGGCGTCCAAGCGTCGTTAAGAAGTCGAGCAGTTCTTCATTCGTCACGGTCGAAGTCACCCTGCTTGACGCCAACGACAACAATCCGACCTTCGTGCCTAGTAACCTGTACGAGTTCATGCTGCCGAGTGACTCTCCGCCTGGAACCGTCGTCGGCCAGGTTCAGGCACTCGACATCGACCTGGACACGAACGGAATGGTTCTCTATCATCTCCAGCAGCAGGGAAACGCTTCGGCTCGCACGCCGTTCAGTGTCGACGCTCGTACAGGAGTAATTTCCGTCGCTGAAAGTCCTGTGATCGAAGGACGGCATGCGATCTTTGTAGAGGCGGTGGATCAGCCCACGAATCCTAGCGAAAGGCGGTCCTCGTTGGCGGTCGTCACCGTGGAAGCCTTCCGCTCTGGAG GGCGAAATCTTGGGGAGCCCGATTTTATCGGAGCACCTTACGAGTTTTGGGTTGGCGCAAATGTTGGAATCGGTACCAGCGTTGGACAAATTCGAGTGAACGAAGCTGTGCCGAAGGATGATCTGATTTACGATCTTCTGCATAGCTACTACGAAGGAG tgCCATTCGCGGTGGAGGAACGATCGGGGACGATAACAGTGATCGATGAGATCGAGAAATACGACAGATCGTTGTTTGACTTTGAAGCTCAGGTTACGGACGAGCGGGACTTAATGATCGTGACAAACGTCTCCATCCACGTAGTGGACCCCGGGGACGAGAGGGGAATATTTACGCA AAGGACGGCCGGAATGCCGCTTGTCTTTCGCGTTAAGGAGAATATGCCCGGCGCCTTCATCGGTCAAGTGTTGCCGAATAATGGCACCAATTCGACCCGCAATATCCGCTTCCTAATCGCGAATCAGCAGGACGTACCAGGCATCGCCATTACCTCTGAAGGTACTCTCTACACGCCAAAAGGTCTGGATCGAGAAACGCGGGAAAATTACAGCATCACTGTAATTGCTGACAACGCCAGAGGCGTTGGAATATTTCAG GTGACCGTAATCGTCGAAGACGAGAACGACAACGCGCCAATGTTCGAGATTCCGATTTACGAGGGTCGTATTCAAGAGAACAGTCCAGTGGGCACAGAAGTGGCATTGACGAGGCGAATTATGGCACGGGATCCGGACGACGGTGGTAACCAGAACTTTGCGATAACCGTTCACGGGGAAGGGAGTGACTTGTTCACGATTGATCAGGTCTCGGGACGCGTGTTCTTCAAGGGAAATGCCGAGGGCTTGCTGGACCGGGAGGTCAAGCCGTTTTACAATCTAAGCCTGGTGGCGAGAGATAAGG CCAATCTGCATTCCGAGGCCCAACTTATGGTCACTGTAACCGATGAGAACGACAACGCGCCGAACTTCACTCAGATGGTGATACTTCCCGATCTGGGAATCGAGGTCGCCAATCAATCGACGAAGGATCATCTTGTCGCTGGAAAACGCGGGTCTGGTTCCAACGGGGAAGACGACGAAGCGCCCCTTCTTGCGATACCGGAGAACGTGACTCTCGGAACGCCGATAATCCGTCTGGTAGCTTCGGACAAGGACGAGGGTACGAACGGCGAGGTTACCTACGCCATAGTGAACGAGACCTTCGGGGAAAACCGATTCCGTCGAACGCCGAAGGCCCATTTCGTTATAAGCACTGGTACCGGTGAAGTGTCGGTATCCCAAGCGCTTCCGGCTGGGCGTGAGATCGTCCTGGCAATCATCGTCGTCGACGGTGGTGGACTCTTCGACAACGTAACACTCAGGTTCTTCATCACCGACGTCAACAACCACTCCCCGGTCTTCAGGAAGTCCTGGTACCTCTTCAACGTCCCCGAAGGCTCGTACCAAGACCACGCCATCGGTACCGTCGAGGCGGATGACGCGGATCACGGCAGCAACGCCGTTGTGTCCTACGCCCTGGTCCCCGGTCCACAGCAGGTGCCCTTCTTCATTTCCGAGCAAACCGGGGTCCTCAGGGTGACCGGAGTGCTGGACCGCGAGTCGCTCGACATGTACGAGTTCAATGTGACGGCCAGCGACCGCGGTACCGAGCAGTTGACAACCACGGTTCTGGTCCAGGTAAACGTCCTTGACGTCAACGACAATCCTCCGCTCTTCTGGGGCTTCGAGGACGTCTGGAAGCGCAGAGGTGACCAGCATCCGATCCCGGTCTACCGTACCTCGGTGCCGGAGAACAGCCCTGTCGGAACGGTAATCGCGAAGCTCCACGCGAACGATTCAGACCTGGTCGGAAACGGGAACGGATTGGTTCTGTTCGACGTTCCTCACGGGCAGAACGTCAGTCGATACTTCAGCATAGACGGGAAGGAAGGCCTCGTAAAGACCATTGTTCAGCTCGACTACGAGGCTCAGGGTCTTCACAACGTGACCGTGACGGCGAGTGATCTCGGATCGCCGAGTTTGACATCTACCGCGATGCTTGTTGTCAACGTCGTCGATCCGGAAGACGGCCAAGAGTTGAGGCGCCCCGTCTTCCAGCACCGGTACTACGAGGTAGAAGTTCTGGAGAACTATCCCGTTCCTTTCAGGCTCGTACAGCTCAACGTGTCCGACTCGTTCCGCCAGCAACACGTCCGCTACACCCTCGCGTCGACGGAATCGGAGATCAAGGATCGCTTCACCATCGACCCTCAAAACGGCACCCTTCTCCTCATCTCGCCCCTCGATCGAGAGAGCAGAGAGCTTTATGAAATGAAGGTCAGGGTGGACAGGGTTAAGAATGGACGCGCCATGCCGGCGATGATTTATCCCGTGGTAGGCGACAGGCTTAACGGGCTTGAGTTTAACGAAGCTAAGATCGTCGTCAGGGTTAAGGACGTAAACGATAACGCGCCTCGCTTCAAGTCCGACGGACGTCCGATGGTCGCGGCTATTCCGACGACTGCGCATTACGGATACGAAATTATAAGGGTTGAG GCAGAGGATCCGGACGAGGGAACAAACGCAGATATACGCTACCAGATTATTGGCCGAGAGGACGCGCCAAGATTTGCCATTGACCCACTCAGTGGTCAAGTCCGTTCGGTTGGTAGTTTTTCACGAGACGCCGGCCGCGTCTTTGGCTTCGATGTCAAGGCCACGGACAGAGCTGGTGCAGACGATGGCCGCAGCAGCATAGCCAACGTTTTT GTCTACGTTCTGGATGATCACAAACAGGTCGTTATGGTTATGGGTGACAGACCAAGCGACATCGAGAGACAAATCGAAAATATCACTTC agtACTGCGCAACGTGACAGGGCTGGATGTGAGAGTGAGAAAACTTGAACCCCATATTGAGAAGAATTTGATCGATGCCGGCTC AACCGACATGTATTTATACGCTGTCGATCCACATCTCAACGTCATGATAGACATGGACACCCTCCACAA CGTTTTCCACAACAAGAAGTCGGAGATAAAACGGGAACTTGAAAAGTACCACGTGCTTGAAATAGCCGGAAACACTCCGAAAAAGACGAATCAAAGGTACCTCCTGTCGACTCTTGAAGTGGGAGTCGTAGTTCTAGGATGCGTCGTCTTCGTCGGCGCCTTGGTCACGGCACTCTGCGTTACGTGCGTACGGAGAAACAAACG CCGACAGCAGCGGGAGGCCGCGATATTTGCGGCTGGAGCTCCGGTCGGCTTCGCTCTTGCCGATCCAAACGGCACCCTGCAGAAGCCAGGAATGTTCCCCACCTTCGTCGACGGCCTTCATCATTACGAGCCGGAATCATTCGAGAGGGATGTCAGGCACCAGGGTGTCTACGAGCATGAACCAAGCTGCGTGAGATTTCACAG ATCGAGCAACGCAAAGCACACGGGAAGAACGGCTCCCGGGGGATTGTCAGGTCTGACGGGAATGACGGGATTGGAGGTTTCGGCAGCTTCGCTCCACTCCAGCGGCCACGATTCAGGGATCGTAGCGAGGACATGCCACTGCAGTCATTCCTCGAGTCCTTCAAGTGGTGAAAGCAGCAAGTCAGTCTTTTACAGGATCTCTAAAAA CGGTTACGAAGATTCGTTGAAGTCGCTGAATCGTCGAGACAGTGGAAACGAGATATCCCACGGGCAGGAGATGAGCACGGTGGTCAGACGCGCGAATTTGCCGTCGTCTAGGAGGCGTCACCGTTTCCACTCGTCCGCAGGAAACGGGCCGACCTCGTCAGGCTCGAATTTCGCGTCGGAGAGCGCTTTCAAGAGGTCAAAGAGGCGCTCGGATCCGGACTCGCTGCCCTCGGAGGCGGAGAACAACATCACAGAGACCGTGATCCACGAGCACCCGAGTACGGAGGGCCTGATACCCTCGATCTCGGGGGCGAACGCGTCGACGCTCCACGGCAAGTCCCAAAACGTCGTGATATCGACGCCAGCCGCCGCGGCGCTGACGAGGCGTCAGAGCGAAAGGTTCAACGTCATGTACGCGAGACCGAGATAA